The genomic DNA ATTCGTCCGACAGCACGCTGCGCAGCGCACTGACCAGGCGCGGATCCAGCGTCAGGCTGGCGCCCTGCTGATGCTGGGCGATCAGTTCCTGCAACACCTGCACCGACAATTGCTGGCCGGCATCCCAGCGGTTGAAGCCGTCGCTGTCGTGTTGCATCAGGAACATCAACTGGTCGCGGTTGTACGGGAAGCTCAGTTTCACCGGTGCCGAGAAACCACGCAGCAACGAAGGCAGGGGTTGTTCGGCGATGTCGACGAAGGTGAAGGTCTGCTCGGCCTCGGTCACCGAGATCACCCGGGACGTGCCGTTTGCCGCCGTTTCACCGGCCAGGCGCAACGGGATCTCGGCGCCCTGGCTGTCCAGCAGGCCCAGTTCCACGGGAATCACGAACGGCAGCTTTTCCATCTTGTCCGGGGTCGGCGGGCAGCTTTGGCGGAAGGTCAGGCTGTAGGTCTTGGCGGCGGCGTCGTAAGACTCGCTCACCGCCAGCCGTGGCGTACCGGCCTGGCTGTACCAACGCTTGAACTGGGCCAGATCGACGCCGTTGGCATCTTCCATGGCCTTGATGAAATCGTCGCAGGTCACGGCCTGGCCGTCGTGGCGCTCGAAGTACAGGTCACTGCCCTTGCGGAAACCCTCAGGCCCCAGCAGGGTGTGGATCATACCGACCACTTCCGAACCCTTTTCGTACACGGTCAGGGTGTAGAAGTTGGAGATCTCGATAAAACTGTCCGGACGCACCGGGTGGGCCATGGGGCCGGCGTCTTCGGCGAACTGGTGGGTGCGCAGGTACGCCACGTCCTGGATGCGCTTGACGGTGGCGGAGTTCATGTCGGCCGAGAACCCGGCGTCGCGGAACACCGTGAAACCTTCCTTGAGCGACAGTTGGAACCAGTCGCGGCAGGTCACGCGGTTGCCCGACCAGTTGTGGAAGTATTCGTGAGCGACGATCGCCTCGACCCGCTGGTGCGCGGCATCGGTGGCGGTTTCGGCGCGGGCCAGCACGGCGCTGGAGTTGAAGATATTGAGGCCCTTGTTCTCCATGGCGCCCATGTTGAAGTCGTTGACCGCGACAATCATGAAGATGTCCAGGTCGTACTCGCGCCCGTACACCTCCTCGTCCCAGCGCATCGACTTCTTCAGGCTGGTCATGGCGTGCTGGCATTTGTCGATGTTTTCCGGCTCGACATAGATGCGCAGCGCCACATTACGCCCGGTCATGGTGGTGAAGGTGTCTTCGACGCACCACAGGTCACCGGCCACCAGGGCAAACAGGTAGGCCGGCTTCTTGAACGGGTCTTCCCAGGTCGCCCAGTGCCGGCCGTCTTCGCCGGGACCGCTGGCGATCGGGTTGCCGTTGGACAGCAGCACCGGATAGCTGTGCTGCTCGGCCACCACGGTGGTGGTGAACTTGCTCATCACATCCGGGCGGTCGAGGTAATAGGTAATCTTGCGGAACCCTTCAGCCTCGCACTGGGTGCAGAACATGCTGCCGGATTTGTACAGGCCTTCCAGGGCGGTGTTGGTTTCCGGGTGGATCCTGACGGTGGTGTCGACCGTGAAGGCCTGGGCCTTGGGGTGCACGGTCAGGTGGCTGTCGTCCAACTGGTATTCGCCCTGCCCCAGGTCGGCGTCGTCGAGCTTGAGCGAGACCAGCTCCAGGTGCTGGCCATCGAGCACCAATGGCGGCAGCCCGGCGCCGCGCTCGGGGTTGCGGCGCATCACCAGTTGCGCATGGACCAGGCTGTGGTCCTCGAACAACTCGAAGGTCAGGTGTGTTTCGTCGATCAGGTACTCGGGGGCCTGATAGTCCTTGAGGTAAATCATCTTCGGTTGTTCGGTGCGCATGGGTCGAATCCTTCTACTGATGCACGGCGAGCTGGTAGGCCGTGTATTTACGAATGTTGATCACGCCAGTGTCGAAAATCAGGTATTGGCCCTTGATCCCCAGTAGCGTGCCTTCGGCAATCGGGTTCTTATCCAGGTTGAAGCTGACGATCTTGGTCGGATACTGCTCCACCGGGTAACGGATCTCGATGGGCTCGACGTCCGCTATGGTCTGGATCGCTTGCAGGCCGAATCGTTCCTGCAAGCCCTGCAATCCCTGGGCGCAGCTTTCGAACAGCGCGTCGCGAATTGCCGGCAGGTCCACCGCCGCGGCGTCGCCCTTGAGCAAGGCACGCCAATTGGTCTTGTCCGCCACCTGGCTGCGGAACAGGTCTTCGACAAACCCTGACTGCTGACGGGTGGCGACCCGCAGGATGGGCAGCGCCTGGCTGGCACCCTGGTCCAGCCAGCGGGTCGGCAATTGCGTGGCGCGGGTGATGCCGACTTTCACGCCCGAGGAGTTGGCCAGGTAGACCACATGATCGGTCATGCAGAATTGCTCACCCCAGGCCGGGTCACGGCAAGTGCCTGCGTCGAAATGGCAACGCTCGGGGCTCATGATGCACAGGTCGCACTGGGCCAGCTTGGTCATGCACGGGTAGCAATAACCCTGGCTGAAACTGGTCTTGGTCCGGCGTCCGCAATGGGTGCAGTGGATCGCACCGAGAAACTCCAGGCGAATCGTACTGCCAATCAATGGGTTGACCGGCACCTCGACCTCGTCCAGGCGGAAGGCGTATTGAACGGTCGGCCCGTCAAGGCGCGCCGACATCTTGCTGATTGCACCGCGGCCAATCTCGATCAATGGATGGCGTCCGACTTGAACAGGATATTCGGCAC from Pseudomonas beijingensis includes the following:
- a CDS encoding DUF2797 domain-containing protein codes for the protein MIEIGRGAISKMSARLDGPTVQYAFRLDEVEVPVNPLIGSTIRLEFLGAIHCTHCGRRTKTSFSQGYCYPCMTKLAQCDLCIMSPERCHFDAGTCRDPAWGEQFCMTDHVVYLANSSGVKVGITRATQLPTRWLDQGASQALPILRVATRQQSGFVEDLFRSQVADKTNWRALLKGDAAAVDLPAIRDALFESCAQGLQGLQERFGLQAIQTIADVEPIEIRYPVEQYPTKIVSFNLDKNPIAEGTLLGIKGQYLIFDTGVINIRKYTAYQLAVHQ